The following are encoded in a window of Pectinophora gossypiella chromosome 24, ilPecGoss1.1, whole genome shotgun sequence genomic DNA:
- the LOC126377803 gene encoding uncharacterized protein LOC126377803, translating to MSKSKAIHEPEDSEAVDVQLLLLESKRNAIFEIVQHIYDLTPDIHKNVTARDTFLCGSANIDTLRLDFQKLVDDYNYRLLTVTPGVKPDYKCLVSFEQIYSRIKQLRSQYSSCTSQVQNTNPRKSHPSLPPIELMSFSGDIRSWPLFYASFKSTVHDNPSLTDAEKLYYLLGKISGKAHAACAGITPCAENYNLLFETLIEKYEDKRTLASTYINQLCDFKPLTSASVNNFESFSDKFVSAVRALKNLKLDNLTDFILLHIALKKFDSDTVRAFEMSIDSNNIPTFDEFVTFINKQAKILQRSPTTAHPVSSAKKDNTLSRPRSNNVNASPPHYQAYLSTVDSANKCLCANITHQHLFKCPDFNKLIPDERFKAVKERNGCVNCLSLIHRVSNCNSNLNCRVCKLKHHTLLHFERESNRNLSASTAPSTAPSRPAQPPPPVAPALCERADVALCATGPTTATTPRVDNEQLAASTTILLATAQVAAYDSSGNCHHIRVLLDSASQSHFITKECCERLGIQRKQIERTIIKGFGGSEKVLKGSVDFEFHSRFNSNIKYNICSLVVDQITDCLPTAVVDRSALPQLNNLPLADTTFATPNKIDALIGASLFPHLLLPDVGGSDFTSAPAPAPRAVNTVLGYVIMGSVPTICNAAVSSLTACCVVEEPINTLVKRFWELEELTASPVQCAEDVECDVFYRATTARDPTSGRYIVGLPFCEDVFSLGESYDIARKRFLCLERKLEALPNLRSAYDEVITEYIDKEYISPAPSDDSSKSLLPMYVIPHHGVVREDKASTRLRIVLDASSKTGSGRSLNDVLHSGPNLQGNLFEIILNFRIYPVALTADCRQQFLQIVMRDIDRRYQRILYRFNPQDPLVLYEFNRVCFGLKSSPYHALRTVQQLVSDDGSKYPRASEIASNALYMDDIAFSVMKAEDGVAASKELIDLFKTAQWVLVKWNSNSQTVLDSIPASHKLTKEVEFDKSMQHKILGLHWSTQSDYFYFQVAPREQDKCTKRTILSTIARLWDIMGFVAPTILYAKLLIKQLWQLGIDWDDEPPPHIIKIWRQFCHELPLLNDFKIPRHVGVVEDCVVTLVGFSDASELAYGGVVYLHVQSASGNTVQLVCSKSKVAPSQPLTIARLELCGIVLLSKLLRTVLNNYAGRFAVNVCAFTDSKVALYWIKSSPHRWQTFVANRVVQVTDNIAADNFHHVSGVENPADCLSRGVTPQKLISHPLWLKGPPWLAMDPSQWPINKESEVQSIEDIPERKILAHPVTAPAHDCAIYNLAQRVSSWTKLLRVIVFVCRFTKLLPRRESMSVTASDMEFAEIKILQIIQRKYFVDELNNLRNNKCCSPAFNKLCAFLDNGLIRVGGRLVNSDLDYSHKHPAILPRHDHVIDLIIDHYHKTHLHAGPELLMSLLRQRFWILSARRAVRQRVHRCNKCFRMKPRPTFPLMANLPDTRTTRAVKAFTHTGCDYAGPISYTPVRRRGVQSLKGYICVFTCLTTRAVHIEIATDLSTPSFLAALKRFLARRGPVQCMYSDNGTNFQGAKSYLRELYDFLNKDYRPRFEEELTENRIEWKFICPNSPHFGGCWESMVKIIKTHLFKVIGQQLLSYEELSTVLTQIECLLNSRPLTVLSSDPAEPTALTPSHFLHTAPLSSLPAPEVDCNNLNLLHRHSLLDKLVQSFWERWRIEYLHNLQSREKWNTASVPITPGTVVIILTDNVPPLTWPLAVVEKVHPSKDGIVRVATVRTSRGTYLRPVVRLCPLPNQ from the coding sequence ATGTCTAAGAGTAAAGCTATTCATGAACCTGAGGACAGTGAAGCTGTCGATGTACAGCTACTCCTACTCGAGTCAAAACGCAACGCCATTTTCGAAATTGTACAACATATTTACGATTTAACGCCCgatatacataaaaatgttaCGGCAAGGGACACTTTCCTCTGTGGAAGCGCAAATATCGATACACTTCGTCTCGATTTCCAAAAATTGGTAGACGATTATAACTACCGCTTGTTAACTGTAACGCCCGGGGTAAAACCCGATTATAAATGTTTAGTCTCATTCGAACAAATATATAGTCGCATTAAACAACTGCGCAGTCAATATTCTTCTTGCACTTCTCAAGTTCAAAACACCAACCCGCGTAAAAGTCACCCGAGCTTGCCACCCATTGAGTTGATGTCTTTCTCTGGCGATATTCGCTCATGGCCTCTATTTTACGCAAGTTTTAAATCCACTGTACACGATAATCCATCGCTCACTGATGCTGAGAAGCTGTACTACCTGCTAGGAAAGATCTCGGGCAAGGCTCACGCTGCGTGCGCAGGCATTACGCCGTGCGCAGAGAATTATAACCTTTTATTTGAAACGCTCATTGAGAAGTACGAAGACAAACGTACGCTCGCTTCTACCTACATTAATCAATTATGTGATTTTAAACCGCTGACTTCTGCGTCCGTCAATAATTTTGAGTCGTTTTCTGACAAGTTCGTAAGCGCAGTTCGCGCATTGAAAAACCTCAAACTTGATAATTTAACGGATTTTATTCTACTTCATATCGCTCTTAAAAAGTTCGATTCTGATACAGTTCGCGCGTTTGAAATGAGTATTGACTCAAATAATATTCCCACGTTTGACGAGTTTGTAACTTTCATAAATAAACAAGCAAAAATATTGCAACGCTCGCCTACTACAGCTCACCCTGTAAGTAGTGCTAAAAAAGATAATACCCTTTCGCGCCCCCGCTCTAATAATGTAAACGCATCGCCGCCGCACTATCAGGCCTATCTGAGTACGGTAGATTCCGCAAACAAATGTTTGTGTGCTAATATTACGCaccaacatttatttaaatgccCCGATTTTAATAAGTTGATCCCGGACGAACGTTTCAAGGCCGTGAAGGAAAGAAACGGGTGTGTTAACTGTTTGAGTTTAATACACCGAGTTTCAAATTGTAATTCAAATCTGAACTGCCGGGTTTGTAAATTAAAACATCATACGCTACTTCACTTcgaacgggaatcgaaccgcaACCTCTCCGCGTCGACGGCACCGTCGACCGCGCCATCGCGTCCCGCGCAACCGCCGCCGCCCGTCGCGCCCGCACTGTGCGAGCGCGCGGACGTCGCGTTGTGTGCAACCGGCCCAACGACCGCGACGACACCGCGCGTTGATAATGAACAACTTGCCGCGTCTACTACAATTCTGCTTGCCACCGCGCAAGTAGCCGCGTACGATAGTAGTGGTAATTGTCATCACATTCGTGTTTTACTTGATTCTGCTTCTCAGAGTCATTTTATAACTAAAGAATGTTGCGAACGTTTAGGTATACAACGTAAACAAATCGAACGCACAATTATAAAGGGTTTCGGTGGATCGGAGAAGGTACTTAAGGGGTCAGTCGATTTCGAATTTCATTCCCGCTTTAAttcaaatattaaatacaatatttgctCGCTGGTCGTAGACCAAATAACGGATTGTTTGCCGACTGCCGTGGTTGACAGATCTGCGCTTCCgcaattgaataatttaccgCTCGCGGATACTACTTTCGCGACTCCTAATAAAATAGACGCTTTGATAGGTGCATCGCTTTTCCCGCATTTGTTATTACCCGATGTTGGAGGAAGTGACTTCACgtcggcgcccgcgcccgcACCCCGCGCTGTTAACACAGTTTTGGGTTATGTTATTATGGGTTCCGTACCCACTATTTGTAACGCCGCGGTCTCTTCACTAACTGCTTGCTGCGTAGTTGAGGAGCCAATTAACACGCTTGTAAAAAGGTTCTGGGAATTGGAAGAACTTACCGCTTCGCCCGTTCAATGTGCCGAGGACGTTGAATGTGATGTCTTCTACCGCGCGACCACTGCGCGTGATCCCACTAGTGGTCGATATATTGTTGGCTTACCGTTCTGTGAGGACGTCTTCTCGCTTGGTGAATCTTATGATATTGCCCGCAAACGCTTTCTGTGTTTAGAAAGAAAGTTAGAAGCTTTACCTAATTTGAGATCTGCTTATGATGAAGTCATCACTGAGTACATCGATAAAGAGTACATATCGCCCGCACCTTCTGACGACTCTAGTAAGTCGCTGTTACCCATGTATGTTATTCCGCATCACGGAGTTGTTCGGGAGGACAAAGCTTCTACTCGCTTACGCATCGTTTTGGACGCCAGCAGTAAGACTGGTTCCGGACGCTCTTTAAATGACGTCCTGCACAGTGGGCCGAATTTACAAGGCAATCTTTTTGAGATCATTTTAAACTTTCGCATTTACCCTGTCGCTTTAACGGCTGATTGTCGTCAGCAGTTTCTCCAGATCGTTATGCGAGACATCGATCGTCGCTATCAACGCATTCTTTACCGCTTTAATCCACAAGACCCGCTTGTTCTTTACGAGTTCAACCGCGTTTGCTTCGGCTTGAAGTCTAGCCCGTACCATGCACTGCGCACGGTACAGCAGCTTGTCTCCGATGATGGTTCTAAATATccgcgtgcgagcgagatagcGTCCAATGCGCTTTACATGGATGACATTGCGTTCTCTGTAATGAAGGCGGAGGATGGCGTCGCCGCCTCTAAGGAACTCATCGACTTGTTCAAGACAGCTCAGTGGGTCTTGGTCAAGTGGAATAGCAACTCGCAGACGGTTTTAGATTCTATTCCCGCTTCGCACAAACTCACTAAAGAGGTCGAGTTTGATAAATCCATGCAGCACAAAATACTGGGCTTGCATTGGTCCACGCAatctgattatttttattttcaagtcGCGCCTCGCGAGCAGGATAAGTGTACTAAGCGCACTATCCTCTCCACTATTGCCCGCTTGTGGGACATCATGGGATTTGTTGCTCCGACTATCCTATACGCTAAACTTTTGATAAAACAGCTCTGGCAGCTGGGAATCGACTGGGATGATGAGCCGCCGCCACACATCATTAAGATATGGAGACAGTTTTGTCACGAGCTTCCATTGCTCAATGATTTTAAAATACCGCGACATGTAGGTGTGGTGGAAGACTGCGTCGTCACTTTAGTCGGATTCTCAGACGCCAGTGAGCTCGCGTACGGAGGTGTGGTATACCTTCACGTACAGTCCGCTAGTGGTAACACCGTGCAGCTCGTGTGCTCGAAGTCCAAAGTTGCGCCCTCGCAACCGCTCACTATCGCTCGTCTCGAGCTCTGCGGAATCGTGTTATTATCTAAATTACTTCGCacagttttaaataattacgCTGGCCGCTTTGCCGTTAACGTTTGCGCTTTTACCGACTCTAAAGTCGCTTTATATTGGATTAAAAGTTCGCCCCACCGCTGGCAAACGTTCGTCGCAAATCGCGTCGTCCAGGTGACTGACAACATCGCCGCTGATAACTTTCATCACGTCTCCGGAGTGGAGAACCCCGCAGACTGTTTGTCGCGTGGCGTTACGCCACAGAAGCTTATTTCGCACCCCCTGTGGTTAAAGGGGCCTCCGTGGCTTGCGATGGACCCGTCACAGTGGCCTATTAATAAAGAGTCCGAGGTACAGTCTATTGAAGATATACCTGAGAGGAAGATTTTAGCACACCCTGTGACTGCTCCCGCGCATGACTGCGCTATATACAACCTTGCTCAGCGCGTGTCATCTTGGACGAAGCTATTACGCGTGATTGTATTTGTATGCAGATTCACTAAATTGTTACCTCGCCGTGAGTCCATGTCCGTTACCGCTAGCGACATGGAGTTCgctgaaattaaaatattacaaattatacAACGCAAATATTTCGTCGACGAATTAAATAACTTACGCAATAATAAATGTTGTTCTCCCGCATTTAATAAGTTATGCGCGTTTCTGGACAATGGTCTGATTAGGGTAGGCGGTCGTCTCGTCAATTCTGATTTAGATTATTCCCATAAACATCCCGCTATTTTACCGCGACATGACCATGTCATCGACCTTATTATTGATCATTATCATAAAACGCATTTACACGCTGGTCCCGAGCTTTTGATGTCTCTCCTTAGACAAAGGTTCTGGATACTGTCCGCCCGTCGCGCTGTGAGACAGAGAGTCCACAGATGTAACAAGTGTTTTCGCATGAAACCGCGACCCACATTTCCGCTTATGGCAAATTTGCCTGACACTCGTACTACACGAGCTGTCAAAGCTTTCACGCACACCGGCTGCGATTACGCAGGCCCTATTTCTTATACGCCCGTTAGGCGTCGCGGAGTTCAAAGTTTGAAGGGTTACATCTGTGTCTTCACGTGTCTGACGACACGAGCGGTACATATTGAGATCGCTACTGACCTTAGTACTCCCAGCTTCTTAGCTGCCTTAAAACGCTTTCTCGCGCGCCGTGGTCCGGTACAGTGTATGTATTCCGACAACGGAACCAACTTTCAAGGCGCTAAGTCCTATCTCCGTGAGTTATATGATTTCCTTAATAAAGATTATCGCCCTCGTTTCGAAGAGGAGTTAACAGAAAATCGCATCGAGTGGAAATTTATCTGCCCGAATTCACCGCATTTCGGCGGCTGTTGGGAGAGCATggtcaaaattattaaaacgcatttatttaaagtcattggacaacaacttctgtcgtatGAAGAACTTAGTACGGTTCTAACGCAAATAGAGTGTCTGCTTAATTCGCGTCCTTTGACTGTTTTAAGTTCCGACCCCGCGGAACCTACCGCGTTGACGCCAAGTCACTTCCTCCACACCGCGCCTCTATCTTCCCTACCCGCGCCTGAAGTAGATTGTAATAACCTTAACTTACTTCATAGGCATTCACTGCTCGATAAACTCGTTCAGTCTTTCTGGGAGCGATGGAGGATTGAGTACTTACACAATCTTCAATCGAGAGAGAAGTGGAATACCGCGTCTGTTCCCATTACGCCGGGGAcagttgttattattttaaccgATAATGTACCTCCTCTCACATGGCCGTTAGCGGTTGTAGAGAAGGTCCATCCCTCAAAGGATGGTATAGTTCGCGTGGCTACTGTTAGGACTTCTAGAGGTACATATCTTCGTCCTGTCGTACGCTTATGTCCTCTGCCTAACCAGTAA